CTCCGCCAATGCCGTTCGCGCAGCCTCTTTCTCTTTCGTCGATCTCGGCTCCGCGCGGGCCGGCAGATGGGGCTTCGGAACAAGCGGCTGGCGGGCGGCGCGAGACGCCGTTACGCGAGTCGCAACCGGGTGTCGTCCTCCCGCTTGCTCGGAGTCAGATCCGGACCGACTCGGGTCGTTCCACGCCGACGCTTTCTGCACGACGTCTCGGTCTTGGCCGGCTGCTGCGTATCGCCGCCGCCAGGGGCGCCTCGTCGCTCTACCTGATGGCCGAGGCCAGACCCACCGTACGGATCGAGGACGACGTCGTGCCACTCGACGACGAGCCGGTGCTTGGCACGGCCGAAGTGGAGTCGCTGATCCTCGAAGTGGCGCCGGGTGCAGGCCGCGAGGCCCCTGTCGGGGATTCCGGCGTCGAGTGGGTGTGCGACCTGCCGGAGGTGGGCCGCGTGCGGTGCCTGCGCTTCCGGGATCAGCGCGGTCCGGGTGCGGTGTTCCGCTTGATTCCAACCCGCGTCGTCTCGGCCGATCAGCTGGGACTCTCCCGTGACATTCAGGCGCTCTGCGCAGCAGACGATGGCCTGATCGTGCTGGCGGGCCCGCGACGAAGCGGCAAGTCGACGCTCGCCTCGGCGCTGGTCGACCAGATCAATCGGACGCAGACCGGCTACATCATCAGCCTCGAGAGCGAGATCAAGTTTCTCCACGAGAACCGGAAGGCCATCGTCAGCCAGCGCGAAGTGCGGAGCGAATCCGGCGCCATGCTGGCGCAGGCGCGCGCGGCGTTGCGGGAAGATCCGGATGTGCTCGTGATTGACGACCTGAAGACGGCCGATCTGACGGCGCTGGCGCTCGACGCCGCTGATTCGGGCCGCCTCGTGATCACGACGATGACCGCGCGAACCACCACCGCGGCGCTGGCGCGGTTGATCGCGTCGGCGCCCTCAGAGCGTCAGGCGCAGGTGGCGGCGGCCCTCTCGGAATCCTTGCAAGGCGCCGTCGCACAGGTGCTGCTACGCAAGTCCGGCGGCGGACGCGTGGCGGCCCGCGAGGTGCTCTTCAACACCCCGTCGGTCGCCGCGCTGCTGGCCGAGGGCAAGGTGGCGCAGTTGCCGCTCGCGATCGATGCGGACCGGAAGCACGGCTGCGTGCCGATGAACGACGCCCTGCTGGCATTTGTTCAGAGCGGCGCGGTCGACGCACGGGAGGCCTACCGCCAGGCCGACAATCGCGCAGCGTTGGTCGAGCAGTTGCGTCGCGAAGGGATCGACACGTCGTTTGTGGAGCGTTTAGCTTAGCGCTCGATCAGATCCGCCATCGTTTCCAGCAGAAACTCAAGCACGTGCTCGCCGGTCGTCGCCTCGATGGCTACGCCTTCGGCGACGAGGCGATCGTCGGCTGTGACCCGGCTGCCGCGTTCGCGGCTCACTTCTGCCACTACGGCGGGTGTGGGCAGGGTGGTGTCGAGACGGAGATCCACGAACGTCCGGTTCGACCGGTCCGACACCAGGCGCACAGTGTCTCCAGGCGTGATGACCTTGTACGGGTGGTTCTCGGCGGTCAGCGTCTGGGCCACCGTCGTAAGGACCGGCACGGCCACTTCCGACAGGAACGTCGCGTACGCCTGCTCGGCGGCGGCCACCCGTTCGCGACGGACGCCCGAGGCCCGCTTCAGGTCGAGAAGGCGCGATTGGACACGGCGGCGAATCTGCGCAACTTCGAGCGGCATGGGACGATCTCCTGATGCGGTGACCCGGCAGCAACGCCGCCGTCAAGCGGACGCACAACAAGAAGGATACAGGAGCTTGCAGCCGAGAACCAGTTGGCCGATGTTCGACCGCGCAGATCGGAGCATTGGTTCGTATTTGCGTTTACACGAGTTATCGCTAATAATAGCTCCGGTTGTTTTCGCGGCCGCTAACAAGGAAACCGATGACCGCTCAGGCCAGGCGCCAGCCGCACGGCCGCCGCGTTCGCTGCCGGGGCGGCTACCAGGCGTACGTTCCGAACCCGCTTCCGCCGCCTCTTGACTGGAGCGCCGGGCTGGTGGCGGCGCTGTCGCGCGCGGACCTCGCAATCGGCCGGCTGGCTGGCGAGGGTCGACGGCTGCCCAACCCGCACCTGCTCATCCGGCCGTTCATCCGGCGCGAGGCGGTCCTCTCGAGCCGCATCGAGGGAACCCAGGCGACCCTGGGCGAACTGCTCGCGGCCGAAGCCGGCGCTATCGTCGATCGTAGCCCCGCCGATCTGCGGGAGGTCGCCAACTACGTCGTCGCGCTCGAGCACGGCTTGGCGCGCCTCCCGGATCTGCCCCTCTCGCTCCGCTTGGTCGGGGAACTCCACGAGAAGCTCATGCAGGGCGTGCGCGGCGATGTGGCGACACCGGGCGAGGTACGGCGCAGCCAGAACTGGATCGGACGCGCGGGAAGTACGCTGGCGAACGCCACATTCGTTCCACCGCCACCCGACCGCCTCATGGAGTGCCTCGGCGCCTGGGAGACGTTCCTGCACGACGACTCGATGCCGCCGCTCGTGCAAGTGGCGCTCGCGCACTCACAGTTCGAGGCGATCCACCCGTACCTCGACGGCAACGGACGCGTGGGCCGGTTGCTCATCACGTTGCTCCTGGTCGCCCGGAACGTGCTGCCTTCGCCGCTCCTGTACGTCAGCGCCTACTTTGAGGCGACCCGCCCCGAGTACTACGCGCGGCTTCTGGCCGTCACAGAGGCGGGCGAGTGGGAGGAGTGGCTCAACTACTTCTTCCGCGGCGTGACGACGCAGGCTGAGGACGCGCTGGGCCGCATCCAACGGATCGATGCACTGCTCAAGGAATGGCGCGGGCAGCTGACCAGGTCATCGTCGCGGCTGCCGGAGCGGGCGCTGGATCTGTTTGTAGAGAATCCATTCTGGACCGTAAACAGGCTGGGTGAGCGCCTCAGCGTTGCCTTCACAACCGCTCAGCGCGCGATCGACCGTCTGGAATCCGCCGGGGTAGTCGCGCAGGTGACGGAGTCCCGACGCAACCGGGTCTACTGCGCGAAGGCCATCCTCGACATCCTTGAGGAGTCACCGCACCTGCCCGCCGCACGAGGCACGCGCCCGAAGAAAAGCCACGGATGAGTCCAGACATCGCCGAGCGCGCGGGAGTACATTCACACGAGGTTCTCAGGCTTCACGCGAGTCGGACACGCGGATGCACGAGAGGGTTAATCACTCCTCCCGGGTTCCCCGCGCAATCGTGACCAGGTCGGTCAGCAGCGCGTACGCGGTCTGGGTGAGGCCGCCTTCGAGCTGATGGATGCCAACCTCGCCCAGCACGTCCGTACGGAGGATGAGCAGGTTCTGCATGCCCGTCAGTTGAGCCAGCGGATCGGCGGCGTCCAGCTCAACGGGAGCCACCCGCCCGACCGGGTGTCCGTCGCGGTGCTCGGCCGTGGCGACCAGGCGCAGCCGCTTCCCCCGACCGACGGCCTCCCGCACCCGATCGATCGTGATCCCGCCGATGCCCGTTCGATCGATCGCGAGCGGCGTCACCGACCCGTGCATCAGCACATTGATGAGCGCCGCCGTCTTGGCTGCCGCGTCCCAGCCATCGATGTCGAACGACGGGTCGGCCTCGGCGATGCCCGCCTGCTGCATTTCGGCCAGCGCGTCCTGACAGCTTTGCCCCGCCTCCATGGCGGTGAGGACGAAGTTGGTGGTGCTGTTGATCACACCCCGGAATCCCAGGATGTCCGCGGCGGGCAGGGTTTCGCGAACCAGGTTGAAGATGGGAACGCCGTCCATCACGGCGCCCTCGAACAGGAATCGGCGATGTGCAAGCTCGGCAGCCGTCTCGAGCTCGCGGTAGGCGAATGCCACGGGCCCCTTGTTGGCCGTGACGACGTGAGCGCCTCCACGGAGCGCGGCGACCACGTGATCGGTTGCCGGCTGCCCGGCCTTGATGTCGAGCAGCGTCGTCTCGACCACGACGAGTTGCTGCGCTTGCCGCCGCCTGGTCTCGGCGGTCGCATGCTTGACGAGCGCCAGGCCTGTGGCCTCGGGTCCAAGCGATCGCCCCGCGTCGGGCTGGGTCAGCAGGCCGAGCGACAGGCCCGCCTCCGCCAGCTTGAGCGCCTTCTCGAGATCGAGGCCGCCCGCGTCGAACGCCGTGCCGTGGCTGCGTGTCGCGATGCCGACCACACGCCAGCTCAGCCCATAGTCGCCGCGCAGCCGCGCGTTCTTCTCCTGCAGCAGGCGCGCGAAACGCCGGCCGACATGGCCGAACCCGACGAGCGCGAGATCGAGATACACCATCAACTTCTCGTCACTGTTCCTTGCCGGCCGGTAGCCCCCGCAGCAGGTCCGCCAGCCGATCGAGCCCGTCGCGCAGGTATCTCACTTCGCTGCCGAAGCCGATGCGCAGGTAGCCGTCCATGCCGAAATGATCCCCCGGCACGATCAGCACGCTCTTCTCTTCGCGCAGTCGATCGACCAGGTCGACAGAGTTGATCGTGTCGCAATACTTGACGTACACAATCGCGCCGGCCTCGGGCATGGCGTAGGTGAACCGGTCGCCGTGGGCGTCGAGCCAGCCGGTCATCACCGGCAGATTGGCCGTCAGGATGCCGCGCGTACGCCGCAGGATTCTGGCGCGCACAATCGGCGTGAGCGCGTGCCGCGCGAGCCGGTCGCTGAGTGCGCCCGGCCCGATCGTGGTGTAGTCGTGATGGGCCCAGGTCGCGGCGACGACGGGAGGTGCGCTGACGATCCAGCCGATGCGCAATCCGGGCAGGCCGTAGGCCTTCGAGAGGCCGCTGGTGATGATGACGCGATCGTAGCGGCCCCACACCGAACTGGTCTCGACGCCGTCGAACTCGGCGCCCCGGTAGATCTCGTCGGCCAGAACCCAGGCGCCGTACTTCGCGGCGATCTGGCAGATGCCGTCCAGATCCGCGGCGCCGACCCGCGCACCCGTCGGGTTGTTCGGGTTGCAGATCACGATCATCCGTGTCTTCGGCGTCACCAGCGTACGCAGGTGATCGAGATCGACCACCCACCGCCGGCAGTCCACCGTCATGCGCAGCGGCCAGGGCCGCATGTCGCCGCCAAATCCTTCCACCAGCCCGAGGGTCTGGCCGTAGTTCGGCACCATCATCACAACCTGGTCGCCCGGTTCAATCAGGTGCCACATCGTCACGAAGTTCGCCTCGGAGCCGCCGTTGGTGACCTCGACGTGATCCGGCGTGGCGCCCGGATACAGCGCCGCGATCCGCTCGCGCAATTCGATCGTGCCGTTCGATTGCGTGTAGAGGAGTTCCTGAGCGAGCAAGCCCGCGCGATCGGCGGGATCGTCGACCAACTCGTCCACCCGCATCGGGTGGACGCCACTTTCCGACAGGTTGTAGTCCACCAGATTCTCATACGTGGACTGCATCCGTTCCATCGCGAACCGGGGAATACGCATGACGGCCTCCAAGGGTGCGCTTGCGCGCGGGACTTCAAGTGTACCTGAAATGCCGCGCCGAACTTCTCGCTTCTGACCGGGCACGGCATGCCGTGCCCCTGCGGGTTCCTACTGACTGCTGACTACCGACTACTGACTGCGGCAGGATCGCCCCTTCCCGGGATATACTTCTCGCGCGAATGGCAGCTCTTCTTCCGGAATTGGCGCGCATCCCGGCCGGTCCCTTCCTGATGGGAGCCGATGAGGGTGACGCTCACCAGCAGCCCGCGCACGTCGTCACGCTCGACGAGTTCCTGATTAGTGCGAGCCCGGTGACCAATGCCGAGTACGCCCGGTTCGTCCAGGCGACCGCGCGCCGGAGCCCGTGCATCTGGGAGCTTCCTGCGATCGCGCAGTTCGCGCCAGGCGACAGCTTCCGCGAGCTTGCCGCGCCGTACTGCTGGGAGGGGACCGAGCCGCCGGCGGGCAAGAGTGATCACCCGGTGGTGCTGGTGACCTACGAAGATGCCAGCGAGTACTGCCGATGGCTCAAGCACGAAACGGGCTGGCAGTTCAGGCTTCCGACCGAGGCCGAATCCGAAAAAGCGGCCAGGGGTGGATTGGAAGGGCAGCGCTACCCGTGGGGCGACGGCCTCGATTCGTCGGCTGCCGCGTTCCTCCCGGATCCGTCGCTCAAGGCCAGGGAGGGTACGCACACGGTGAAGTCGAGTCCGCCTAACGGGTACGGCGTGTTCGATGCGGCCGGCCATGTCTGGACGTGGGTGGCCGACTGGTACCGCGCCGACTACTACACCGTCAGCGATTCACGGAATCCGCGCGGCCCGGCCTCTGGTTCGCTGCGTCTGCTGCGGGGCGGCGCGTGGACCAACACCGATGAGCGGTACCTGCGGTGTGCGTGCCGGCACGCCGTTCCGCCCGACACGTACAGTTACAGCATCGGGTTCAGGGTCGCCCGCGCGGTCCAGACATGATTGCTCCGGCCTTCTGACTCCCGCCCCCCGCTTGCCACGCCGAAGCTGGTCTCGTCGATGGCCGACGAAGGCGGGACTTCAGAATCCAGACTCCCGGTTGTCGCTCTTTGCCGCGCTATACTCTTGACGCCAGAATAGGCTTGGAAACAGTGCTATGCGTCCGCTTCCCGAACTGGACCGCGACGAGATTGCCAGGTACAGCCGCCAGCTGATCCTTCCCGAGATTGGTGTCGATGGCCAACGGCGGCTCAAGGCCGGCCGGGTGCTCGTTGTTGGTGCCGGCGGGCTCGGGTCGCCGGTCGCGTTGTATCTGGCGGCTGCGGGAGTCGGGACGCTCGGCCTGGTCGATTTCGACACCGTCGATCTCAGCAACCTGCATCGCCAGATTCTGCATGGCACGCCAGATGTCGGACGGTCAAAACTCGCATCCGCGAGCGACCGGATCGCAGCCATCAATCCGAACGTCGAGGTCCGACGGCACGAAGGCGCGCTCGCCTCCGCCAACGCGCTCGATGTCGTTCGCGACTACGACGTAGTCGTGGACGGCACCGATAACTTCCCGACTCGGTACCTGGTGAACGACGCGTGCGTGCTGCTTGGCAAGCCCAACGCCTATGGCGCGATCTTCAGATTCGAAGGGCAGGCGTCGGTGTTTGCCGCCAAGGATGGCCCCTGCTACCGCTGTTTGTACCCTGAGCCGCCGCCGCCAGGCCTCGTGCCGTCGTGTGCCGAAGCCGGCGTCCTCGGCGTGTTGCCGGGACTCATCGGAACGATTCAGGCCACCGAAGCGATCAAGCTGCTGGTTGGGATAGGCGAACCGCTTGTCGGCCGGCTGCTCGTGTACGACGCACTGCGCCTGCGATTCCAGGAACTTCGGCTGCAGAAGGACCCCGACTGTCCGGTGTGCGGCACGCATCCGACGATTCGCGAACTCGTTGACTACAACGCGTTCTGCGGGATGACGCCGGCCCGCGCCGGCGACGTTGACTTCGACATCAGTCCGGCGGATCTCAAAGCGCGCATGGATCGGGGCGAGGCACTGTTCCTGCTCGATGTGCGGGAGCCCCAGGAGTACCAGGTCGCGAGGCTTCCGGGCGGTGTCCTGATTCCGCCGGGAGAATTGGTGGCGCGGCAGGGCGAGCTCGATTCCGACGCCGAGATCGTCGCGTATTGCCACTACGGCGTTCGGAGCGCGAATGCCACCGCGTATCTGAGGAACGCGGGCTTCTCGCGAGTCCGAAATCTGGCTGGCGGAATCGAAGCCTGGAGTCTCACGATCGATCCCACCGTGCCGCGGTACTGACAGCCTGATGCCGGCGAAATCGCCGGACGGCGCGGGATTCGCCCTCCGTCACTCGGTGTCGTCACTCCAGAGTGCCTGGAGTTCCATGTCGATGTCGGCGAAAGGCCGGGCACGAGGGATGTCGGCACTGGCACCCCCGTCTCGTGAAATCCGGGAGGTCAATCGCCGAGATCACGATTGGGACAGCGGGCGCCAGGCCAGGCCGTCTACTCTGTCGTAGTGTCGATCGAAGGACAGCAGTTCGGCCCCGGTTTCCATCGCCTGTGCTGCGATCCATATGTCATTGGTGGGAATCGGCTTGCCGCGAGCTTTGAGTGCGGCCGCAATGCGGCTGAAGCGGTCGGCCGTCGCCATCGTGACCGGGACCACGGTCACAAACGGGCTTGCGGCGAACTGGTCCAGTTCATCGCGGTTGCGCTCATAGCGATTCCCGCAACGGAAACCGTAGAGCAGTTCCCCCGCAACCACCGTCGAGAGCAGGACGTCATCGCTTCGCCGGATGATGTCGACGACGGCGGGATGGGCCCGCTTGAGCGCTGAATAGGCATCCGTATCGAGCAGGACTCTCATCGCCAGAGGTCCTCGTCGACCCGCTCGAAGGCGGCGGTGGCCTTGCGAAGGCTCCGTTCGTCGGACTCGGACCACGTGCCAATCAGGTGGTCCAGGCCCGATCCGACGGCGGTGGATGATGGCACGCCGGAGTCGAGACCAGCGCCACGCCGCATCAGCTTCAGGGCCGCCCGGTTGAGTGAGACGCGGTCGGCCTGCGCCTCGTTCCGCAGGCGCCGATCGAGCTCCTTGTCGAATCCCCGAACGGTCAGTTGTTTCAGGGCCACGACCGCATCCTCCCGTGTTGACTCACTTATAGCCTCATTATGACTCACGATATGACTCACATGCAAGGGCCGCGGGCCCAGGGCCACCCGAGCCCTTTGGCTGTCGCGTCAGCGGCCCGGCGGCACCTTCGCCTTCAGTTCCTCGAACCAGTTCTGCACCAGAATCATCTGAGTCACGTGGAGAGGCGGGCGCTCTTTGGTCTGTGTGAGGAAGAATCGTCGTCCGTCAGCCGTGACGTCGTAACCGCGCGTGGCGACCTGCATCCAGTACCGCCCCTCGAACAGCTTGTGCGGCGTCCCAGCCTCGAACGATGGCGTCAGCGTGATCGAGACAGCCATCATGCGGGTCGTCATGCGAACGTTCGAACCTGTCGACATCGCGTAGAAGAGTTCGCGAGCGTCTCTCGACCACGCCGGCGCGTAGCCACCCTCGGTTGAGATCTGTTTGCGAAACCCTGGGCCGGGATACGGCTGCACGTACACTTCGTCGCGGCCGGACTCGTCCGACGTGTACGCAAGGTACCGGCTGTCCGGGGAGAACTCCGGGTACCTCTCGCTGGCCCGCGTTTGGAGAATTGGCGTGGGCCGGCGGTCTCCATCCAGCGACAGCGCCATCACGTCGAAAGACGGCGTCGGCCCACCAAGCTCGACAAACGCCAGCGTTCGCCCGTCAGGCGACCATGAGCTCGGCAGTTGAACATTCGTGCTCATGGTTAGTCGTTCGACCGGGCCACTGCGATCAGACGGGATCCAAAACAGGTTGTCCGCGCCGGCCGACGCACCGGCGAATGTAATGCGCTTCCCATCGGGCGTCCAGATCGCTCTCGAGTTCCTGCCCGCAGTAGTCAGCGGGGTCAGCGTGCCTCGGGCGATGTCGTACGTCCACACCCTGCGATCGACGCCCTGGGTCCAGACGACTAGCTGGGACTGGTCCCGCGGTGAGAGTAGCGGCGCCTGGTACGGACGAAGGGGGCCGGGCAGGACCCGCAGCGCCGCGCCTGCCCGATCGACCGAGATGATCGTGCGCTCAGCGTCTGGAAAGATGCCGCCCGGCAGGTATACGAGCGACCCGGAGCTGGATAGACTGAACTGGCCGGCGCCCGTCTCAACCGAAGTGTTGGGCATATTGGCGGCCTGCATCACATCATCCAGCATCGTGAGCGAATTGCCGGTCACTTCCTTCTTTGTCAGATCGAACGGCACAGCGACAAGCGTCCCGGAGCGCACGAAAACCAGGTGGCCGCTCGAGGCGTACCTGGCGTCGGCACCTTGGCCGAGTTCCCGGCGTTCGCCGCTGGTGAGGGATACGATCCAGAGCCGGGCGTCTCTCCAATCCGGGAGGCCATGACGCACTGTGGTAAAGACTACGGCCTGGCCGTCCGGGAGAAACTGCGGGAGCCGATGGCTGTATTCACCCGTCTTCGCGTCGAGCGTCGTCAGCGGCTGCGGGGTGCCGCCTCCGGATGGGATCAGCCACAGCCCGCCCCTCGTGCGAGCATAGACAATCGTGTCGTTCGAGCCCCAACTGGCACCGTAGATTGCAGCAGTGTCACAGATTGTCGTCGCCGCGCCGCCGCTGAGAGGAGCCTTCCTCAGAGCGCCCTTGGCCCAGAAACCGACCCACTTCCCGTCGGGCGAAAAGAAAGGACTGTCTGCGCCTTCCGTTCCGGCCATCGGCACAACCTCGAGCTCGTCGAGGGCGCGGAGGAATAACTGCTGCTTGTCGCCGCGAATCGCGCTGAATACCAGCGACTGCCCGTCCGGCGACAGGGCCATCGCCGTGCGACTGGGACGCCCCTCGCCATCTCCTTCCATCGAATTGCTCGCCCGAAGCTGATCCGCCGGTGCGACGCTGATCAGCGACCGCGTGACTCCTGCCGATGCCGGCTGCGATCCCCGACCAAAGTACGCGACACTGGCGAGGGCGACGAGCGCCAGCGCGACGACGGTGACACCGATTGTCCACACGATTCGCTCGCGGCGCCGAGAAGGTGCCGCCGTCGCCGCAATCGACTGCGGTTCCGCCGCTCGACCGATCGCATCGTCGATCTCCAGCCGCGCGTCGGCGATGTCGTGCAGACGCTGCCTGGGATCTTTCGTCAGGCAGCGCATAAGGAGCCGCCGCACGATCGGCGGCGTCGTCGCCGGCAGCGCATTCCAGTCGGGCTCTGTCCCCACCACAGCCGCCAGGACGTCGGTCACATCGTCGCCGACGAACGGCCGTGTGCCGGCGAGCATCTCGAAGAGCACGACGCCAAACGCCCAGACGTCGGCGCGCCTGTCGACGGTCTTCCCTCTGGCCTGCTCGGGCGCCATGTACGCAGCCGTGCCGAGAATGAGGCCCATTCGCATGGCGCGAGCCGTCACCGTCGGCGAGTTCATCGGGTCGGCATTCGAATCGCCGGGCGGCCCGAACATCTTCGCGAGTCCGAAATCCAACACCTTCACGGTGCCGTCGTCACGGACCTTGATGTTCGCGGGCTTCAGATCGCGGTGGATGATGCCCGCCTCGTGTGCGGCCGCGACCGCGTCGGCGATCTGCGCGCCGATCGCGAGCGCTTCTTCGACGCGCAGGGGCGGCTTCCCGGCTGCCCTGAGCGCAGTCGAAGCGCTACTCCGTTTCTCGAGGCGCTTCGCCAGCGTCTCGCCCTCGAGATGTTCCATCACGAGGTAGTCGATGGCCGCGCCTTGCGGTGTGCCTGCGTGCCCGCCTTCCTCCCCCACTCCCGCCTGGTTCGTCGGCACGTCTCGACCCACGTCGTAAAGTGTGCAGATGTGCGGATGATTGAGCGCCGCGAGCGCCCGCGCCTCGCGCTCGAAGCGTGCCAGTCGATCGGGATCGGCGGCCACCGCGTCGGGCAGCACCTTGATGGCGACGTCGCGCTGGAGCTTGGTGTCGCGGGCCTTGTAGACCACCCCCATCCCGCCTTCGCCGAGCTTCTCGATGATGCGGTAGTGCGCGATCATCGCGCCGACCAGGGCCTGAGACTGTTGCGTGAGGCTGTCATCCGACGCCTCACGCGGATTCTCGATCAGGCGCGCCGCCACCTCCAGGGCCGGCGTGCTCAGGAACGGCTTCGCCTCCTCCTCGTGCGCGAGCAGCGACTCGACCTCGCGCCGCAGCGCCTGGTCATCGCCGCAGGCATCGTCGAGGAAGGCGGCGCGCTCGCCCGGCTCACGCGCGACCGCCGCGTGATAGATCGCCTCGACGCGCTGAAACCGATCAGGCTTCATCCGGACGCGCTCCCTTCAACTCGCGCAAGAGCCACACTTTCGCCAGCTTCCAATCGCGCATCACCGTATCCACCGAGACATGCAGCGCTTCGGCCGTTTCCTCAACGCTCAAGCCCCCGAAGAAGCGCATCTCCACCACCTGGCTCTTCCGCGCATCGACTGCAGCCAGCGTCTGCAGCGCGTCGTCGAGCGCCACCAACTCCTCGCCCTGCGTCGGGGACACGATCAACGCCTCATCAAGCGATACCCGCTGCGCGCCTCCACCCCGTTTCTTGTAATGACGTGACCGGGCGAAATCCACCAGAATCCGTCGCATCAACCGTGCTGCCATCGCGAAAAAGTGGGCGCGGTTCTGCCACTGCATCCGCTTCACGTCCACCAGTCGCAGATAGGCCTCGTTGACCAGCGCGGTGGCCTGGAGCGTGTGCCCCGCGCGCTCGCGCCCCATCTGCCGGCGCGCCAGCCGGCGCAGTTCGTCATGGACCAGCGGAATCAACTGCTCCAGCGCACTTTCGTCGCCCTGGCCCCAGGCCAGGAGCAACGCGGTCACCTGCTGCGGAGGCGGAGTCATCGGTTTGATCCGCCCTACCATACGCCGATTTTCATTCGCGTGCGAGTTCCTGGACCTGGTTCCCGCCATTGGAGGTGGGACCGAAACGGAGTGGTCCAGGGAGGTCGCTATGGCGAGGACGAGCGCATGCGGAACGTGGGGAGCGGTCGTGATGGCAACCGTCGCGTTGGCGGGATTTGCACGGCCAGTCTCGGCGGCGGGTCCAGCCCCTTCCCCCGTCGTTACGGTCTGGATCCAGAACGAAGCGCCCGCGGCACCCGGCATCCTGTCTGTCGCCAAGTCTGAGGTCACCAGGATGTACCGTCACGCTGGTGTGAAGATTGTCTGGGCCGCAGCAACCTCGACCGCCCACCTGTTCATCGTCATTCGAGGAGACAAGATGGCGGAACGCATGAACGTGTCGGCTGGTGCGATGGGCCACGCGGTCGTGCTGGCTGCCACCGGAACAGGCCGCAGGGC
The sequence above is drawn from the Acidobacteriota bacterium genome and encodes:
- a CDS encoding aminotransferase class I/II-fold pyridoxal phosphate-dependent enzyme translates to MRIPRFAMERMQSTYENLVDYNLSESGVHPMRVDELVDDPADRAGLLAQELLYTQSNGTIELRERIAALYPGATPDHVEVTNGGSEANFVTMWHLIEPGDQVVMMVPNYGQTLGLVEGFGGDMRPWPLRMTVDCRRWVVDLDHLRTLVTPKTRMIVICNPNNPTGARVGAADLDGICQIAAKYGAWVLADEIYRGAEFDGVETSSVWGRYDRVIITSGLSKAYGLPGLRIGWIVSAPPVVAATWAHHDYTTIGPGALSDRLARHALTPIVRARILRRTRGILTANLPVMTGWLDAHGDRFTYAMPEAGAIVYVKYCDTINSVDLVDRLREEKSVLIVPGDHFGMDGYLRIGFGSEVRYLRDGLDRLADLLRGLPAGKEQ
- a CDS encoding homoserine dehydrogenase — encoded protein: MVYLDLALVGFGHVGRRFARLLQEKNARLRGDYGLSWRVVGIATRSHGTAFDAGGLDLEKALKLAEAGLSLGLLTQPDAGRSLGPEATGLALVKHATAETRRRQAQQLVVVETTLLDIKAGQPATDHVVAALRGGAHVVTANKGPVAFAYRELETAAELAHRRFLFEGAVMDGVPIFNLVRETLPAADILGFRGVINSTTNFVLTAMEAGQSCQDALAEMQQAGIAEADPSFDIDGWDAAAKTAALINVLMHGSVTPLAIDRTGIGGITIDRVREAVGRGKRLRLVATAEHRDGHPVGRVAPVELDAADPLAQLTGMQNLLILRTDVLGEVGIHQLEGGLTQTAYALLTDLVTIARGTREE
- a CDS encoding type II toxin-antitoxin system VapC family toxin, with translation MRVLLDTDAYSALKRAHPAVVDIIRRSDDVLLSTVVAGELLYGFRCGNRYERNRDELDQFAASPFVTVVPVTMATADRFSRIAAALKARGKPIPTNDIWIAAQAMETGAELLSFDRHYDRVDGLAWRPLSQS
- a CDS encoding Fic family protein, which encodes MTAQARRQPHGRRVRCRGGYQAYVPNPLPPPLDWSAGLVAALSRADLAIGRLAGEGRRLPNPHLLIRPFIRREAVLSSRIEGTQATLGELLAAEAGAIVDRSPADLREVANYVVALEHGLARLPDLPLSLRLVGELHEKLMQGVRGDVATPGEVRRSQNWIGRAGSTLANATFVPPPPDRLMECLGAWETFLHDDSMPPLVQVALAHSQFEAIHPYLDGNGRVGRLLITLLLVARNVLPSPLLYVSAYFEATRPEYYARLLAVTEAGEWEEWLNYFFRGVTTQAEDALGRIQRIDALLKEWRGQLTRSSSRLPERALDLFVENPFWTVNRLGERLSVAFTTAQRAIDRLESAGVVAQVTESRRNRVYCAKAILDILEESPHLPAARGTRPKKSHG
- the moeB gene encoding molybdopterin-synthase adenylyltransferase MoeB, with translation MRPLPELDRDEIARYSRQLILPEIGVDGQRRLKAGRVLVVGAGGLGSPVALYLAAAGVGTLGLVDFDTVDLSNLHRQILHGTPDVGRSKLASASDRIAAINPNVEVRRHEGALASANALDVVRDYDVVVDGTDNFPTRYLVNDACVLLGKPNAYGAIFRFEGQASVFAAKDGPCYRCLYPEPPPPGLVPSCAEAGVLGVLPGLIGTIQATEAIKLLVGIGEPLVGRLLVYDALRLRFQELRLQKDPDCPVCGTHPTIRELVDYNAFCGMTPARAGDVDFDISPADLKARMDRGEALFLLDVREPQEYQVARLPGGVLIPPGELVARQGELDSDAEIVAYCHYGVRSANATAYLRNAGFSRVRNLAGGIEAWSLTIDPTVPRY
- a CDS encoding SUMF1/EgtB/PvdO family nonheme iron enzyme, with translation MAALLPELARIPAGPFLMGADEGDAHQQPAHVVTLDEFLISASPVTNAEYARFVQATARRSPCIWELPAIAQFAPGDSFRELAAPYCWEGTEPPAGKSDHPVVLVTYEDASEYCRWLKHETGWQFRLPTEAESEKAARGGLEGQRYPWGDGLDSSAAAFLPDPSLKAREGTHTVKSSPPNGYGVFDAAGHVWTWVADWYRADYYTVSDSRNPRGPASGSLRLLRGGAWTNTDERYLRCACRHAVPPDTYSYSIGFRVARAVQT
- a CDS encoding ATPase, T2SS/T4P/T4SS family, yielding MSLIESLIAAVLGTNGDGLVMHVGERPFVLSPSGSSDLSERPLTIEAMDDVLTDLLSDEDQRTLRDVGAVEKELTIPEAPDDRFVLVVARGGDDIWIELRRQRGSGRFRRDQPAAPAAPPMPFAQPLSLSSISAPRGPADGASEQAAGGRRETPLRESQPGVVLPLARSQIRTDSGRSTPTLSARRLGLGRLLRIAAARGASSLYLMAEARPTVRIEDDVVPLDDEPVLGTAEVESLILEVAPGAGREAPVGDSGVEWVCDLPEVGRVRCLRFRDQRGPGAVFRLIPTRVVSADQLGLSRDIQALCAADDGLIVLAGPRRSGKSTLASALVDQINRTQTGYIISLESEIKFLHENRKAIVSQREVRSESGAMLAQARAALREDPDVLVIDDLKTADLTALALDAADSGRLVITTMTARTTTAALARLIASAPSERQAQVAAALSESLQGAVAQVLLRKSGGGRVAAREVLFNTPSVAALLAEGKVAQLPLAIDADRKHGCVPMNDALLAFVQSGAVDAREAYRQADNRAALVEQLRREGIDTSFVERLA